From a single Phocoena sinus isolate mPhoSin1 chromosome 1, mPhoSin1.pri, whole genome shotgun sequence genomic region:
- the CLCN6 gene encoding chloride transport protein 6 isoform X4 — translation MIHSGAVVGAGLPQFQSLSLRKIQFNFPYFRSDRDKRDFVSAGAAAGVAAAFGAPIGGTLFSLEEGSSFWNQGLTWKVLFCSMSATFTLNFFRSGIQFGSWGSFQLPGLLNFGEFKCSDSDKKCHLWTAMDLGFFVVMGVVGGLLGATFNCLNKRLAKYRVRNVHPKPKLVRVLESLLVSLVTTVVVFVASMVLGECRQMSSASQVGNDSFALQVTSEEVNSSIKTFFCPNETYNDMATLFFNSQESGILQLFHQDSTFSPITLALFFVLYFVLACWTYGISVPSGLFVPSLLCGAAFGRLVANVLKSYVGLGHIYSGTFALIGAAAFLGGVVRMSISLTVILIESTSEITYGLPIMVTLMVAKWTGDFFNKGIYDIHVGLRGVPLLEWETEVEMDKLRASDIMEPNLTYVYPHTRIQSLVSILRTTVHHAFPVVTENRGNEKEFMKGNQLISNNIKYKKCSILTRAGEQRRRSQSMKSYPSSELRNVCDEHVTSEDPGEKEDLLQQMLERRYTPYPNLYPDQSPSEDWTMEERFRPLTFHGLILRSQLVTLLVRGVCYSESQSSASQPRLSYAEMAEDYPRYPDIHDLDLTLLNPRMIVDVTPYMNPAPFTVSPNTHVSQVFNLFRTMGLRHLPVVNAVGEIVGVITRHNLTREFLQARLRQHYQSL, via the exons ATGATCCACAGTGGAGCAGTGGTAGGGGCTGGCCTCCCTCAG TTTCAGAGCCTCTCTTTACGGAAGATCCAGTTTAACTTCCCCTATTTCCGAAGTGACAG AGACAAGCGGGATTTTGTATCAGCAGGGGCGGCCGCCGGAGTCGCTGCAGCTTTCGGGGCCCCCATTGGGGGTACCTTGTTCAGTCTGGAGGAGGGCTCATCCTTCTGGAACCAAGGGCTCACGTGGAAAGTG CTCTTTTGCTCCATGTCTGCCACCTTCACCCTCAACTTCTTCCGTTCTGGGATTCAGTTTGGAAGTTGGGGTTCCTTCCAGCTCCCTGGGTTGCTGAACTTCGGCGAATTTAAG TGCTCTGACTCTGATAAAAAATGTCATCTCTGGACAGCTATGGACTTGGGTTTCTTCGTCGTGATGGGGGTCGTTGGGGGCCTCCTGGGAGCCACATTCAACTGTCTGAACAAGAGGCTTGCAAAGTACCGCGTGCGAAACGTGCACCCGAAACCTAAGCTCGTCAG AGTCTTAGAGAGCCTCTTGGTGTCTCTGGTGACCACCGTGGTGGTGTTTGTGGCCTCCATGGTGTTAGGAGAATGCCGACAGATGTCTTCCGCAAGTCAAGTTGGTAATGACTCCTTCGCACTCCAG GTCACATCAGAAGAAGTGAATTCCAGCATCAAGACCTTTTTCTGTCCCAATGAGACCTACAATGACATGGCCACACTCTTTTTCAACTCCCAGGAGTCTGGCATCCTTCAGCTTTTCCACCAGGATA GTACTTTTAGCCCCATCACTTTGGCGTTGTTCTTCGTCCTCTATTTCGTGCTTGCATGTTGGACTTACGGCATTTCTGTTCCAAGCGGCCTTTTTGTGCCTTCCCTGCTATGTGGAGCTGCTTTTGGACGTTTAGTTGCCAACGTTCTCAAGAG CTACGTTGGACTGGGCCATATCTATTCGGGAACCTTTGCCCTGATTGGTGCTGCGGCTTTCTTGGGCGGGGTCGTCCGTATGAGCATCAGTCTCACGGTCATCCTGATTGAGTCCACCAGCGAGATCACGTACGGCCTCCCCATTATGGTCACCCTGATG GTGGCCAAATGGACAGGGGACTTTTTCAATAAGGGCATTTATGACATCCACGTGGGCCTGCGAGGCGTGCCGCTCCTAGAATGGGAGACGGAGGTGGAAATGGACAA actGCGAGCCAGCGACATCATGGAGCCCAACCTGACCTACGTGTACCCGCACACCCGCATCCAGTCTCTGGTCAGCATTCTGCGCACCACGGTCCACCACGCCTTCCCGGTGGTCACGGAGAACCGGGGCAATGAGAAGGAGTTCATGAAGGGCAACCAGCTCATCAGCAACAACATCAAATACAAG AAGTGCAGCATCCTCACCCGCGCCGGTGAGCAGCGCAGACGGAGCCAGTCCATGAAGTCCTACCCGTCCAGCGAGCTGCGGAACGTGTGCGACGAGCACGTGACCTCCGAGGACCCGGGCGAGAAGGAGGACCTCCTGCAGCAGATGCTCGAGCGGAG ATACACTCCCTACCCCAACCTATACCCTGACCAGTCCCCAAGCGAAGACTGGACCATGGAGGAGCGCTTCCGCCCACTGACCTTCCACGGCCTGATCCTGCGCTCGCAGCTCGTCACCCTGCTCGTCCGAGGAGTTTGTTATTCTGAAAGCCAGTCG AGCGCCAGCCAGCCGCGCCTCTCCTACGCTGAGATGGCCGAGGATTACCCGCGGTACCCTGACATCCACGACCTGGACCTGACCCTGCTGAACCCGCGCATGATCGTG GACGTCACCCCGTACATGAACCCCGCGCCCTTCACTGTTTCCCCCAACACCCACGTCTCCCAAGTTTTCAACCTGTTCAGAACGATGGGCCTGCGGCACTTGCCCGTGGTGAACGCGGTGGGAGAG
- the CLCN6 gene encoding chloride transport protein 6 isoform X1, whose product MAGCRGSLCCCCRWCCCCGERETRTPEELTILGETQEEEDEILPRKDYESLDYDRCINDPYLEVLETMDNKKGRRYEAVKWMMVFAIGVCTGLVGLFVDFFVRLFTQLKFGVVQASVEECSQKGCLALSLLELLGFNLTFVFFASLLVLIEPVAAGSGIPEIKCYLNGVKVPGIVRLRTLLCKVFGVLFSVAGGLFVGKEGPMIHSGAVVGAGLPQFQSLSLRKIQFNFPYFRSDRDKRDFVSAGAAAGVAAAFGAPIGGTLFSLEEGSSFWNQGLTWKVLFCSMSATFTLNFFRSGIQFGSWGSFQLPGLLNFGEFKCSDSDKKCHLWTAMDLGFFVVMGVVGGLLGATFNCLNKRLAKYRVRNVHPKPKLVRVLESLLVSLVTTVVVFVASMVLGECRQMSSASQVGNDSFALQVTSEEVNSSIKTFFCPNETYNDMATLFFNSQESGILQLFHQDSTFSPITLALFFVLYFVLACWTYGISVPSGLFVPSLLCGAAFGRLVANVLKSYVGLGHIYSGTFALIGAAAFLGGVVRMSISLTVILIESTSEITYGLPIMVTLMVAKWTGDFFNKGIYDIHVGLRGVPLLEWETEVEMDKLRASDIMEPNLTYVYPHTRIQSLVSILRTTVHHAFPVVTENRGNEKEFMKGNQLISNNIKYKKCSILTRAGEQRRRSQSMKSYPSSELRNVCDEHVTSEDPGEKEDLLQQMLERRYTPYPNLYPDQSPSEDWTMEERFRPLTFHGLILRSQLVTLLVRGVCYSESQSSASQPRLSYAEMAEDYPRYPDIHDLDLTLLNPRMIVDVTPYMNPAPFTVSPNTHVSQVFNLFRTMGLRHLPVVNAVGEIVGVITRHNLTREFLQARLRQHYQSL is encoded by the exons ATGGCGGGGTGCAGGGGGTCCCTGTGCTGCTGCTGCAGGTGGTGCTGCTGCTGCGGTGAGCGTGAGACCCGCACCCCAGAGGAGCTG ACCATCCTTGGAGAAacacaggaggaggaggatgagatCCTTCCAAGGAAAGACTATGAG AGTTTGGATTATGATCGCTGTATCAATGACCCTTACCTGGAGGTTTTGGAGACCATGGATAATAAG AAAGGTCGCAGGTATGAGGCGGTGAAGTGGATGATGGTGTTTGCCATTGGAGTCTGCACAGGGCTG GTGGGTCTCTTCGTGGACTTCTTTGTACGGCTCTTCACCCAGCTCAAGTTCGGAGTGGTGCAGGCGT CGGTGGAGGAGTGCAGCCAGAAAGGCTGCCTCGCCCTGTCCCTCCTTGAACTCTTGGGTTTCAACTTGACTTTTGTCTTCTTCGCGAGCCTTCTTGTCCTAATTGAG CCAGTGGCAGCGGGTTCTGGGATACCCGAGATCAAATGCTATCTGAATGGTGTGAAGGTGCCCGGAATCGTGCGTCTCCGGACCCTGCTCTGCAAAGTCTTTGGAGTGCtgttcagtgtggctggag GGCTCTTCGTGGGGAAGGAAGGCCCCATGATCCACAGTGGAGCAGTGGTAGGGGCTGGCCTCCCTCAG TTTCAGAGCCTCTCTTTACGGAAGATCCAGTTTAACTTCCCCTATTTCCGAAGTGACAG AGACAAGCGGGATTTTGTATCAGCAGGGGCGGCCGCCGGAGTCGCTGCAGCTTTCGGGGCCCCCATTGGGGGTACCTTGTTCAGTCTGGAGGAGGGCTCATCCTTCTGGAACCAAGGGCTCACGTGGAAAGTG CTCTTTTGCTCCATGTCTGCCACCTTCACCCTCAACTTCTTCCGTTCTGGGATTCAGTTTGGAAGTTGGGGTTCCTTCCAGCTCCCTGGGTTGCTGAACTTCGGCGAATTTAAG TGCTCTGACTCTGATAAAAAATGTCATCTCTGGACAGCTATGGACTTGGGTTTCTTCGTCGTGATGGGGGTCGTTGGGGGCCTCCTGGGAGCCACATTCAACTGTCTGAACAAGAGGCTTGCAAAGTACCGCGTGCGAAACGTGCACCCGAAACCTAAGCTCGTCAG AGTCTTAGAGAGCCTCTTGGTGTCTCTGGTGACCACCGTGGTGGTGTTTGTGGCCTCCATGGTGTTAGGAGAATGCCGACAGATGTCTTCCGCAAGTCAAGTTGGTAATGACTCCTTCGCACTCCAG GTCACATCAGAAGAAGTGAATTCCAGCATCAAGACCTTTTTCTGTCCCAATGAGACCTACAATGACATGGCCACACTCTTTTTCAACTCCCAGGAGTCTGGCATCCTTCAGCTTTTCCACCAGGATA GTACTTTTAGCCCCATCACTTTGGCGTTGTTCTTCGTCCTCTATTTCGTGCTTGCATGTTGGACTTACGGCATTTCTGTTCCAAGCGGCCTTTTTGTGCCTTCCCTGCTATGTGGAGCTGCTTTTGGACGTTTAGTTGCCAACGTTCTCAAGAG CTACGTTGGACTGGGCCATATCTATTCGGGAACCTTTGCCCTGATTGGTGCTGCGGCTTTCTTGGGCGGGGTCGTCCGTATGAGCATCAGTCTCACGGTCATCCTGATTGAGTCCACCAGCGAGATCACGTACGGCCTCCCCATTATGGTCACCCTGATG GTGGCCAAATGGACAGGGGACTTTTTCAATAAGGGCATTTATGACATCCACGTGGGCCTGCGAGGCGTGCCGCTCCTAGAATGGGAGACGGAGGTGGAAATGGACAA actGCGAGCCAGCGACATCATGGAGCCCAACCTGACCTACGTGTACCCGCACACCCGCATCCAGTCTCTGGTCAGCATTCTGCGCACCACGGTCCACCACGCCTTCCCGGTGGTCACGGAGAACCGGGGCAATGAGAAGGAGTTCATGAAGGGCAACCAGCTCATCAGCAACAACATCAAATACAAG AAGTGCAGCATCCTCACCCGCGCCGGTGAGCAGCGCAGACGGAGCCAGTCCATGAAGTCCTACCCGTCCAGCGAGCTGCGGAACGTGTGCGACGAGCACGTGACCTCCGAGGACCCGGGCGAGAAGGAGGACCTCCTGCAGCAGATGCTCGAGCGGAG ATACACTCCCTACCCCAACCTATACCCTGACCAGTCCCCAAGCGAAGACTGGACCATGGAGGAGCGCTTCCGCCCACTGACCTTCCACGGCCTGATCCTGCGCTCGCAGCTCGTCACCCTGCTCGTCCGAGGAGTTTGTTATTCTGAAAGCCAGTCG AGCGCCAGCCAGCCGCGCCTCTCCTACGCTGAGATGGCCGAGGATTACCCGCGGTACCCTGACATCCACGACCTGGACCTGACCCTGCTGAACCCGCGCATGATCGTG GACGTCACCCCGTACATGAACCCCGCGCCCTTCACTGTTTCCCCCAACACCCACGTCTCCCAAGTTTTCAACCTGTTCAGAACGATGGGCCTGCGGCACTTGCCCGTGGTGAACGCGGTGGGAGAG
- the CLCN6 gene encoding chloride transport protein 6 isoform X3, translating into MDNKKGRRYEAVKWMMVFAIGVCTGLVGLFVDFFVRLFTQLKFGVVQASVEECSQKGCLALSLLELLGFNLTFVFFASLLVLIEPVAAGSGIPEIKCYLNGVKVPGIVRLRTLLCKVFGVLFSVAGGLFVGKEGPMIHSGAVVGAGLPQFQSLSLRKIQFNFPYFRSDRDKRDFVSAGAAAGVAAAFGAPIGGTLFSLEEGSSFWNQGLTWKVLFCSMSATFTLNFFRSGIQFGSWGSFQLPGLLNFGEFKCSDSDKKCHLWTAMDLGFFVVMGVVGGLLGATFNCLNKRLAKYRVRNVHPKPKLVRVLESLLVSLVTTVVVFVASMVLGECRQMSSASQVGNDSFALQVTSEEVNSSIKTFFCPNETYNDMATLFFNSQESGILQLFHQDSTFSPITLALFFVLYFVLACWTYGISVPSGLFVPSLLCGAAFGRLVANVLKSYVGLGHIYSGTFALIGAAAFLGGVVRMSISLTVILIESTSEITYGLPIMVTLMVAKWTGDFFNKGIYDIHVGLRGVPLLEWETEVEMDKLRASDIMEPNLTYVYPHTRIQSLVSILRTTVHHAFPVVTENRGNEKEFMKGNQLISNNIKYKKCSILTRAGEQRRRSQSMKSYPSSELRNVCDEHVTSEDPGEKEDLLQQMLERRYTPYPNLYPDQSPSEDWTMEERFRPLTFHGLILRSQLVTLLVRGVCYSESQSSASQPRLSYAEMAEDYPRYPDIHDLDLTLLNPRMIVDVTPYMNPAPFTVSPNTHVSQVFNLFRTMGLRHLPVVNAVGEIVGVITRHNLTREFLQARLRQHYQSL; encoded by the exons ATGGATAATAAG AAAGGTCGCAGGTATGAGGCGGTGAAGTGGATGATGGTGTTTGCCATTGGAGTCTGCACAGGGCTG GTGGGTCTCTTCGTGGACTTCTTTGTACGGCTCTTCACCCAGCTCAAGTTCGGAGTGGTGCAGGCGT CGGTGGAGGAGTGCAGCCAGAAAGGCTGCCTCGCCCTGTCCCTCCTTGAACTCTTGGGTTTCAACTTGACTTTTGTCTTCTTCGCGAGCCTTCTTGTCCTAATTGAG CCAGTGGCAGCGGGTTCTGGGATACCCGAGATCAAATGCTATCTGAATGGTGTGAAGGTGCCCGGAATCGTGCGTCTCCGGACCCTGCTCTGCAAAGTCTTTGGAGTGCtgttcagtgtggctggag GGCTCTTCGTGGGGAAGGAAGGCCCCATGATCCACAGTGGAGCAGTGGTAGGGGCTGGCCTCCCTCAG TTTCAGAGCCTCTCTTTACGGAAGATCCAGTTTAACTTCCCCTATTTCCGAAGTGACAG AGACAAGCGGGATTTTGTATCAGCAGGGGCGGCCGCCGGAGTCGCTGCAGCTTTCGGGGCCCCCATTGGGGGTACCTTGTTCAGTCTGGAGGAGGGCTCATCCTTCTGGAACCAAGGGCTCACGTGGAAAGTG CTCTTTTGCTCCATGTCTGCCACCTTCACCCTCAACTTCTTCCGTTCTGGGATTCAGTTTGGAAGTTGGGGTTCCTTCCAGCTCCCTGGGTTGCTGAACTTCGGCGAATTTAAG TGCTCTGACTCTGATAAAAAATGTCATCTCTGGACAGCTATGGACTTGGGTTTCTTCGTCGTGATGGGGGTCGTTGGGGGCCTCCTGGGAGCCACATTCAACTGTCTGAACAAGAGGCTTGCAAAGTACCGCGTGCGAAACGTGCACCCGAAACCTAAGCTCGTCAG AGTCTTAGAGAGCCTCTTGGTGTCTCTGGTGACCACCGTGGTGGTGTTTGTGGCCTCCATGGTGTTAGGAGAATGCCGACAGATGTCTTCCGCAAGTCAAGTTGGTAATGACTCCTTCGCACTCCAG GTCACATCAGAAGAAGTGAATTCCAGCATCAAGACCTTTTTCTGTCCCAATGAGACCTACAATGACATGGCCACACTCTTTTTCAACTCCCAGGAGTCTGGCATCCTTCAGCTTTTCCACCAGGATA GTACTTTTAGCCCCATCACTTTGGCGTTGTTCTTCGTCCTCTATTTCGTGCTTGCATGTTGGACTTACGGCATTTCTGTTCCAAGCGGCCTTTTTGTGCCTTCCCTGCTATGTGGAGCTGCTTTTGGACGTTTAGTTGCCAACGTTCTCAAGAG CTACGTTGGACTGGGCCATATCTATTCGGGAACCTTTGCCCTGATTGGTGCTGCGGCTTTCTTGGGCGGGGTCGTCCGTATGAGCATCAGTCTCACGGTCATCCTGATTGAGTCCACCAGCGAGATCACGTACGGCCTCCCCATTATGGTCACCCTGATG GTGGCCAAATGGACAGGGGACTTTTTCAATAAGGGCATTTATGACATCCACGTGGGCCTGCGAGGCGTGCCGCTCCTAGAATGGGAGACGGAGGTGGAAATGGACAA actGCGAGCCAGCGACATCATGGAGCCCAACCTGACCTACGTGTACCCGCACACCCGCATCCAGTCTCTGGTCAGCATTCTGCGCACCACGGTCCACCACGCCTTCCCGGTGGTCACGGAGAACCGGGGCAATGAGAAGGAGTTCATGAAGGGCAACCAGCTCATCAGCAACAACATCAAATACAAG AAGTGCAGCATCCTCACCCGCGCCGGTGAGCAGCGCAGACGGAGCCAGTCCATGAAGTCCTACCCGTCCAGCGAGCTGCGGAACGTGTGCGACGAGCACGTGACCTCCGAGGACCCGGGCGAGAAGGAGGACCTCCTGCAGCAGATGCTCGAGCGGAG ATACACTCCCTACCCCAACCTATACCCTGACCAGTCCCCAAGCGAAGACTGGACCATGGAGGAGCGCTTCCGCCCACTGACCTTCCACGGCCTGATCCTGCGCTCGCAGCTCGTCACCCTGCTCGTCCGAGGAGTTTGTTATTCTGAAAGCCAGTCG AGCGCCAGCCAGCCGCGCCTCTCCTACGCTGAGATGGCCGAGGATTACCCGCGGTACCCTGACATCCACGACCTGGACCTGACCCTGCTGAACCCGCGCATGATCGTG GACGTCACCCCGTACATGAACCCCGCGCCCTTCACTGTTTCCCCCAACACCCACGTCTCCCAAGTTTTCAACCTGTTCAGAACGATGGGCCTGCGGCACTTGCCCGTGGTGAACGCGGTGGGAGAG
- the CLCN6 gene encoding chloride transport protein 6 isoform X2 gives MTVDPHHITPIQKTILGETQEEEDEILPRKDYESLDYDRCINDPYLEVLETMDNKKGRRYEAVKWMMVFAIGVCTGLVGLFVDFFVRLFTQLKFGVVQASVEECSQKGCLALSLLELLGFNLTFVFFASLLVLIEPVAAGSGIPEIKCYLNGVKVPGIVRLRTLLCKVFGVLFSVAGGLFVGKEGPMIHSGAVVGAGLPQFQSLSLRKIQFNFPYFRSDRDKRDFVSAGAAAGVAAAFGAPIGGTLFSLEEGSSFWNQGLTWKVLFCSMSATFTLNFFRSGIQFGSWGSFQLPGLLNFGEFKCSDSDKKCHLWTAMDLGFFVVMGVVGGLLGATFNCLNKRLAKYRVRNVHPKPKLVRVLESLLVSLVTTVVVFVASMVLGECRQMSSASQVGNDSFALQVTSEEVNSSIKTFFCPNETYNDMATLFFNSQESGILQLFHQDSTFSPITLALFFVLYFVLACWTYGISVPSGLFVPSLLCGAAFGRLVANVLKSYVGLGHIYSGTFALIGAAAFLGGVVRMSISLTVILIESTSEITYGLPIMVTLMVAKWTGDFFNKGIYDIHVGLRGVPLLEWETEVEMDKLRASDIMEPNLTYVYPHTRIQSLVSILRTTVHHAFPVVTENRGNEKEFMKGNQLISNNIKYKKCSILTRAGEQRRRSQSMKSYPSSELRNVCDEHVTSEDPGEKEDLLQQMLERRYTPYPNLYPDQSPSEDWTMEERFRPLTFHGLILRSQLVTLLVRGVCYSESQSSASQPRLSYAEMAEDYPRYPDIHDLDLTLLNPRMIVDVTPYMNPAPFTVSPNTHVSQVFNLFRTMGLRHLPVVNAVGEIVGVITRHNLTREFLQARLRQHYQSL, from the exons ATGACTGTAGATCCCCACCACATCACCCCCAtccaaaag ACCATCCTTGGAGAAacacaggaggaggaggatgagatCCTTCCAAGGAAAGACTATGAG AGTTTGGATTATGATCGCTGTATCAATGACCCTTACCTGGAGGTTTTGGAGACCATGGATAATAAG AAAGGTCGCAGGTATGAGGCGGTGAAGTGGATGATGGTGTTTGCCATTGGAGTCTGCACAGGGCTG GTGGGTCTCTTCGTGGACTTCTTTGTACGGCTCTTCACCCAGCTCAAGTTCGGAGTGGTGCAGGCGT CGGTGGAGGAGTGCAGCCAGAAAGGCTGCCTCGCCCTGTCCCTCCTTGAACTCTTGGGTTTCAACTTGACTTTTGTCTTCTTCGCGAGCCTTCTTGTCCTAATTGAG CCAGTGGCAGCGGGTTCTGGGATACCCGAGATCAAATGCTATCTGAATGGTGTGAAGGTGCCCGGAATCGTGCGTCTCCGGACCCTGCTCTGCAAAGTCTTTGGAGTGCtgttcagtgtggctggag GGCTCTTCGTGGGGAAGGAAGGCCCCATGATCCACAGTGGAGCAGTGGTAGGGGCTGGCCTCCCTCAG TTTCAGAGCCTCTCTTTACGGAAGATCCAGTTTAACTTCCCCTATTTCCGAAGTGACAG AGACAAGCGGGATTTTGTATCAGCAGGGGCGGCCGCCGGAGTCGCTGCAGCTTTCGGGGCCCCCATTGGGGGTACCTTGTTCAGTCTGGAGGAGGGCTCATCCTTCTGGAACCAAGGGCTCACGTGGAAAGTG CTCTTTTGCTCCATGTCTGCCACCTTCACCCTCAACTTCTTCCGTTCTGGGATTCAGTTTGGAAGTTGGGGTTCCTTCCAGCTCCCTGGGTTGCTGAACTTCGGCGAATTTAAG TGCTCTGACTCTGATAAAAAATGTCATCTCTGGACAGCTATGGACTTGGGTTTCTTCGTCGTGATGGGGGTCGTTGGGGGCCTCCTGGGAGCCACATTCAACTGTCTGAACAAGAGGCTTGCAAAGTACCGCGTGCGAAACGTGCACCCGAAACCTAAGCTCGTCAG AGTCTTAGAGAGCCTCTTGGTGTCTCTGGTGACCACCGTGGTGGTGTTTGTGGCCTCCATGGTGTTAGGAGAATGCCGACAGATGTCTTCCGCAAGTCAAGTTGGTAATGACTCCTTCGCACTCCAG GTCACATCAGAAGAAGTGAATTCCAGCATCAAGACCTTTTTCTGTCCCAATGAGACCTACAATGACATGGCCACACTCTTTTTCAACTCCCAGGAGTCTGGCATCCTTCAGCTTTTCCACCAGGATA GTACTTTTAGCCCCATCACTTTGGCGTTGTTCTTCGTCCTCTATTTCGTGCTTGCATGTTGGACTTACGGCATTTCTGTTCCAAGCGGCCTTTTTGTGCCTTCCCTGCTATGTGGAGCTGCTTTTGGACGTTTAGTTGCCAACGTTCTCAAGAG CTACGTTGGACTGGGCCATATCTATTCGGGAACCTTTGCCCTGATTGGTGCTGCGGCTTTCTTGGGCGGGGTCGTCCGTATGAGCATCAGTCTCACGGTCATCCTGATTGAGTCCACCAGCGAGATCACGTACGGCCTCCCCATTATGGTCACCCTGATG GTGGCCAAATGGACAGGGGACTTTTTCAATAAGGGCATTTATGACATCCACGTGGGCCTGCGAGGCGTGCCGCTCCTAGAATGGGAGACGGAGGTGGAAATGGACAA actGCGAGCCAGCGACATCATGGAGCCCAACCTGACCTACGTGTACCCGCACACCCGCATCCAGTCTCTGGTCAGCATTCTGCGCACCACGGTCCACCACGCCTTCCCGGTGGTCACGGAGAACCGGGGCAATGAGAAGGAGTTCATGAAGGGCAACCAGCTCATCAGCAACAACATCAAATACAAG AAGTGCAGCATCCTCACCCGCGCCGGTGAGCAGCGCAGACGGAGCCAGTCCATGAAGTCCTACCCGTCCAGCGAGCTGCGGAACGTGTGCGACGAGCACGTGACCTCCGAGGACCCGGGCGAGAAGGAGGACCTCCTGCAGCAGATGCTCGAGCGGAG ATACACTCCCTACCCCAACCTATACCCTGACCAGTCCCCAAGCGAAGACTGGACCATGGAGGAGCGCTTCCGCCCACTGACCTTCCACGGCCTGATCCTGCGCTCGCAGCTCGTCACCCTGCTCGTCCGAGGAGTTTGTTATTCTGAAAGCCAGTCG AGCGCCAGCCAGCCGCGCCTCTCCTACGCTGAGATGGCCGAGGATTACCCGCGGTACCCTGACATCCACGACCTGGACCTGACCCTGCTGAACCCGCGCATGATCGTG GACGTCACCCCGTACATGAACCCCGCGCCCTTCACTGTTTCCCCCAACACCCACGTCTCCCAAGTTTTCAACCTGTTCAGAACGATGGGCCTGCGGCACTTGCCCGTGGTGAACGCGGTGGGAGAG